A part of Carettochelys insculpta isolate YL-2023 chromosome 1, ASM3395843v1, whole genome shotgun sequence genomic DNA contains:
- the LOC142001860 gene encoding olfactory receptor 52B2-like, whose product MSDSNITDFTNPSTFTLLGIAGLEAAHVWISIPFCFMYATALLGNSTILFIVKREPNLHAPMYYFLCMLAISDLVLSTCILPKMLAIFWLNSREINFSACLTQLYFIHCFSVMESGIFVAMALDRYVAICHPLRHSTILTSDIVAKIGLAVVLRGGIFVLPYPFLASQWPYCRTNIIPQLYCTHIGVVKLACADIRISNYYGLFVQFSVMGLDVLFMSVSYVQILRAIFRLPTKDARHKTFETCVSHLCAILTIYIPGLFFALTQRFGQDVALPFQTLIVNVYLLMPPMLNPIIYGVKTKEIRGRLFHLFSHKGT is encoded by the coding sequence ATGTCAGATTCCAACATCACAGACTTCACTAACCCCTCCACCTTCACCCTGTTGGGTATTGCTGGCTTAGAGGCAgcccatgtctggatctccatccccttctgtttCATGTATGCCACAGCCCTCTTGGGTAACTCCACCATCCTGTTCATTGTGAAGAGGGAACCGAACCTTCATGcccccatgtactatttcctctgcatgctggccatCAGTGACCTGGTCCTCTCTACATGTATCTTGCCCAAAATGCTGGCGATCTTCTGGTTAAAttccagagagatcaatttcagTGCTTGCCTCACCCAGCTATACTTCATTCACTGCTTCTCAGTAATGGAGTCTGGTatctttgtggccatggctttggatcgctatgtggccatctgccatcccctgagacattccaccatcctgacaaGCGATATTGTAGCCAAGATtggcctggctgtggtgctgcgAGGTGGCATATTTGTGCTGCCCTATCCCTTCCTGGCAAGCCAAtggccatattgcagaaccaacatcatccccCAACTGTACTGCACTCACATAGGTGTGGTGAAGCTGGCCTGCGCCGACATCCGCATCAGTAATTACTATGGGCTCTTTGTGCAATTTAGTGTGATGGGGCTCGATGTGCTTTTTATGTCTGTGTCCTACGtccagatcctcagggccatcttcaGGCTCCCCACAAAGGATGCCCGGCACAAGACTTTTGAAACTTGTGTCTCCCACCTTTGTGCCATTCTAACCATTTACATCCCAGGTCTCTTCTTTGCCCTCACACAGCGGTTTGGCCAAGATGTGGCCCTGCCTTTCCAAACTCTTATTGTCAATGTGTACCTCCTGATGCCCCCCATGCTAAACCCCATTATCTATGGGGTGAAGACCAAAGAGATCCGGGGCAGACTGTTCCACCTCTTCTCTCATAAAGGGACATAA